From Halanaeroarchaeum sulfurireducens, a single genomic window includes:
- a CDS encoding bacterio-opsin activator domain-containing protein gives MTKINDIFRSMATNILNQTTRERIEDEVCRSLATVESYSSVWIGSFDADTKNAKIEIRESAKIGSEDSIRPSKKTTETVSSSLENKEVQVVNNGQKELALVPILSEEIPYGVLAIRSEGGIDNEELEMLEELGTLVGFRINAVEMRESLLSGRSIRLKFQVSDSRLFSIAISQRSESQVSIESMLPRSDGTFLQILRIDGVPERELREVADEHSPQLEQLEKLFVDEESGNRWAVITSTPCIAAPISEFGGKLKSATAENGVGEVITELPPEADVAELMERLESEYTGVQITAKRDESRQMPANGGAGQNETTGVGTSTARSQLFDRLTTRQREVLETAYLSGFFEMPRRKSSVEVAEMLGISQPTFSEHIRDIENELFSTILEE, from the coding sequence ATGACGAAGATTAACGATATTTTCCGTTCTATGGCCACCAATATCCTCAATCAAACGACCCGTGAGCGGATAGAGGACGAGGTATGCAGAAGTTTGGCCACCGTCGAATCCTATTCTTCCGTCTGGATTGGATCATTCGATGCCGATACTAAGAATGCGAAAATCGAAATCCGCGAATCGGCGAAAATAGGATCAGAAGATAGTATCCGTCCCTCGAAGAAAACGACCGAAACGGTTTCCAGTTCACTCGAAAACAAAGAAGTTCAGGTAGTAAACAATGGTCAGAAGGAGCTGGCTCTCGTCCCAATTCTCTCCGAAGAAATACCCTATGGGGTTCTTGCAATACGTTCGGAGGGCGGCATCGACAATGAAGAACTCGAAATGCTCGAAGAACTGGGCACACTCGTGGGATTCAGGATTAATGCGGTCGAGATGCGGGAGAGTCTCCTGTCGGGTAGATCGATACGACTGAAGTTTCAAGTTTCTGATTCGCGTCTCTTCTCGATCGCGATTTCCCAGCGATCGGAGTCCCAAGTGAGCATCGAAAGCATGCTGCCCCGGTCTGACGGAACGTTTCTTCAAATTCTCAGAATTGACGGAGTCCCCGAAAGGGAACTCCGAGAAGTTGCCGACGAGCACAGTCCGCAATTAGAACAGTTAGAGAAACTCTTCGTCGACGAAGAATCCGGGAATAGGTGGGCGGTCATTACGTCTACACCATGTATTGCCGCGCCAATATCCGAGTTTGGTGGGAAGCTCAAGTCCGCCACAGCGGAAAATGGCGTAGGTGAAGTAATTACCGAACTACCTCCCGAAGCCGACGTGGCAGAACTAATGGAGCGACTCGAGTCGGAGTATACGGGTGTACAGATTACTGCAAAACGGGACGAGTCTCGCCAGATGCCTGCCAATGGAGGAGCGGGACAAAACGAAACTACTGGCGTCGGAACCTCTACTGCAAGATCGCAGCTGTTCGATCGACTAACAACCCGTCAGAGAGAGGTTCTGGAGACGGCTTACCTGAGCGGTTTCTTCGAAATGCCGCGGCGAAAATCGTCCGTCGAAGTTGCGGAGATGCTCGGTATATCGCAGCCCACCTTCTCGGAGCATATTCGAGATATCGAGAATGAACTATTCTCGACGATTCTCGAAGAATAA
- a CDS encoding OsmC family protein — protein sequence MDEVNGLPTQELNSLVKEAEQNPEAASFTFRSVTEWTGGFSNLTRIGEFEHAGETVDSPQFEIVGDEPEELLGDREGPNAVELLLGAIGSCLSVTYAGHATAKGIEIDDMEFEFEGALDLRGFFGLGDVRAGYDEIDCTAHIETEAPDEAIEELHEEVRQTSPLYDNVTNQVDLNINLEIE from the coding sequence ATGGACGAAGTAAACGGACTGCCGACACAGGAACTGAACAGTCTCGTTAAGGAAGCAGAACAGAATCCCGAAGCCGCATCGTTCACGTTTCGGTCGGTGACGGAATGGACGGGCGGGTTCTCAAACCTGACGAGAATTGGTGAATTTGAACACGCCGGTGAAACTGTCGATTCTCCCCAGTTTGAGATAGTCGGAGACGAACCGGAGGAACTACTCGGCGACCGTGAGGGTCCCAATGCGGTGGAGCTCCTTCTCGGGGCGATTGGATCGTGTCTGAGCGTCACGTACGCCGGACACGCCACCGCCAAGGGAATCGAGATAGACGACATGGAGTTCGAATTCGAAGGCGCGTTAGACCTGCGCGGATTTTTCGGCCTCGGAGATGTTAGAGCGGGCTACGACGAGATAGACTGTACGGCACATATCGAGACGGAGGCCCCTGATGAGGCAATCGAGGAACTTCACGAGGAAGTCAGACAAACGTCTCCCCTCTACGACAACGTCACGAACCAGGTCGACCTCAATATCAATTTGGAAATCGAGTAA
- a CDS encoding Fic family protein, with protein sequence MKRDDFDETAPGEIVPTTTSKGTYSAFRPDPLPPTIDTEPVITPLAEATQALGRLHGIGPRVGSREILIEPFIRKEALESSQIEGTHATLSDIYAYEAGQEGLIDEDRQQGTQEVVNYLHALTHGLDAITAGDPITVELLCEMHDRLLSGVRGDEADPGELRTTQNFIGSTPYIQDARYVPPPPNEIPDLLEDVLEYASRDTDLHPLLRIGLIHYQFETIHPFLDGNGRLGRLLISLLLQRGGLLPEPYLYLSSYFNARRSEYVDHLLAVSQHGEWDDWLLFFLRGVQFQADEAHQRANLLVDLREDYQRRYQSERSENILELVMRLFEDPYLDVNTAAEWLAVEYSTANRLVGQLKDDGILEELTGKERNRFYRASEVFKIINKPIDQL encoded by the coding sequence ATGAAGCGAGACGACTTCGACGAAACGGCTCCCGGGGAAATCGTTCCCACGACGACATCGAAGGGGACGTATTCGGCGTTCCGGCCTGACCCACTTCCCCCCACAATCGATACGGAACCGGTCATCACACCACTGGCAGAGGCGACACAGGCACTCGGGCGACTCCACGGTATCGGTCCACGTGTCGGCTCGAGAGAGATCCTGATCGAACCGTTTATCCGAAAAGAAGCGCTCGAATCCTCGCAAATCGAGGGGACACATGCCACCCTTTCAGATATCTACGCGTACGAGGCCGGACAAGAGGGCCTTATCGATGAAGACAGGCAGCAGGGAACCCAGGAAGTCGTCAACTATCTGCACGCATTGACGCACGGATTGGATGCGATCACAGCGGGCGATCCAATAACCGTCGAATTGCTGTGCGAAATGCACGACCGGTTGCTTTCGGGTGTCCGTGGAGATGAGGCGGACCCTGGCGAACTCCGTACGACCCAGAACTTCATCGGCAGTACGCCCTACATTCAGGACGCCAGGTACGTTCCACCACCGCCGAACGAGATTCCCGACCTCCTCGAAGACGTACTCGAATACGCGAGCCGGGATACCGATCTCCATCCACTCCTCCGCATCGGACTGATTCACTACCAGTTCGAGACGATTCACCCGTTTCTCGATGGGAACGGACGGCTCGGGCGGCTGTTGATCAGTCTCCTTCTGCAACGTGGCGGTCTCTTGCCCGAACCATATCTCTACCTGAGTTCGTATTTCAACGCACGACGTTCGGAGTACGTTGATCATCTTTTAGCTGTCAGCCAGCACGGTGAATGGGACGACTGGCTCCTGTTTTTCTTGCGTGGCGTGCAGTTTCAAGCAGACGAAGCCCATCAGCGGGCAAACTTGCTGGTTGACCTCCGTGAGGACTATCAACGGCGCTACCAGAGCGAGCGGTCTGAAAACATCCTCGAATTGGTCATGCGACTGTTCGAAGATCCGTACCTTGACGTAAATACGGCAGCCGAGTGGTTAGCTGTCGAATACAGTACGGCGAATCGGTTGGTGGGGCAGCTCAAAGACGATGGGATTCTCGAAGAACTCACTGGAAAAGAGCGGAATCGGTTCTACCGGGCAAGCGAGGTGTTCAAGATAATCAATAAGCCGATCGACCAACTCTGA
- a CDS encoding AbrB/MazE/SpoVT family DNA-binding domain-containing protein has protein sequence MSQETRVTEKGQTTIPEELRDKHDLKPGDEVRWMDIDEGIFVIRDADVETLWN, from the coding sequence ATGAGTCAGGAGACCCGCGTGACGGAGAAAGGGCAGACGACAATTCCGGAGGAACTCCGGGATAAGCACGACCTGAAGCCGGGCGACGAAGTCCGCTGGATGGACATCGACGAAGGGATCTTCGTCATCCGTGATGCCGACGTCGAAACGCTCTGGAACTAA
- the serA gene encoding phosphoglycerate dehydrogenase produces MKVLVTDPIADAGLDRLREAGHEVVTDYDAAGDELLDAIADAHGLIVRSGTEVTEEVFEAAEDLVIVGRAGIGVDNIDIDAATDHGVIVANAPQGNVRAAAEHTVAMAFATARSIPQAHIRLKNGEWAKGDYLGTEVNGKTLGVVGLGRVGQQVAKRLGSIGMDLVAYDPYISEDRAEQLGAELVDLDTCLDRADFLTVHVPLTDETAGLIGEEELAQLEGGYVLNTARGGVVDEAALAEAVEDGVLAGAAFDVFSQEPVSPDNPLLDVEDVIVTPHLGASTEAAQENVATSTADQIIAAFEDEPVINALNAPSVDQSAFPRIRPYIGLAETAGKIAAKLYEGRISAIEVTYAGDIAEEEVELVTASAQKGVFEPLEWQVNAVNAPQVAEERGIEVTETKTRQAQDFQSFVSISVSDGEESLTVTGTLFAGEDPRIISIDGYRVDAVPSGHMLLARNRDEPGVIGFIGTTLGEYDVNIAGMFNARETIGGEALTVYNLDDPVPEELMETLQADDRITDVTYIELNGTE; encoded by the coding sequence ATGAAGGTACTCGTTACAGACCCCATCGCCGACGCTGGGCTGGATCGACTGCGTGAGGCCGGACACGAGGTCGTGACCGATTACGACGCAGCGGGCGACGAACTCCTCGACGCCATCGCCGACGCCCACGGGCTGATCGTCCGATCGGGCACGGAGGTCACCGAGGAGGTTTTCGAAGCCGCCGAGGATCTCGTCATCGTCGGTCGCGCGGGCATCGGCGTCGACAACATCGACATCGACGCGGCCACCGACCACGGCGTCATCGTGGCGAACGCCCCCCAGGGCAACGTCCGGGCGGCCGCCGAGCACACCGTCGCGATGGCGTTCGCCACCGCTCGTTCGATCCCCCAGGCCCACATTCGCCTCAAGAACGGCGAATGGGCCAAAGGCGACTATCTCGGCACCGAGGTCAACGGCAAGACCCTCGGCGTCGTCGGCCTCGGGCGGGTCGGCCAGCAGGTGGCCAAACGTCTCGGCTCGATCGGCATGGACCTCGTTGCCTACGACCCCTACATCAGCGAGGACCGCGCCGAACAGCTCGGCGCCGAACTCGTCGACCTCGACACCTGTCTCGACCGCGCGGACTTCCTCACCGTCCACGTCCCGCTCACCGACGAGACGGCGGGGCTCATCGGCGAGGAGGAACTCGCCCAGCTCGAGGGCGGCTACGTCCTGAACACGGCACGAGGGGGCGTCGTCGACGAGGCGGCTCTCGCGGAGGCCGTCGAGGACGGCGTCCTCGCTGGCGCGGCCTTCGACGTCTTCTCACAGGAGCCCGTTTCGCCCGATAACCCGCTCCTCGACGTCGAGGACGTCATCGTGACCCCCCACCTCGGTGCGAGCACCGAGGCGGCCCAGGAGAACGTGGCGACCTCGACCGCCGACCAGATCATCGCCGCCTTCGAGGACGAACCGGTGATCAACGCACTCAACGCGCCCTCGGTCGACCAGAGCGCGTTCCCCCGCATTCGCCCGTACATCGGGCTCGCGGAGACGGCCGGCAAGATCGCCGCGAAACTCTACGAGGGACGCATCAGCGCCATCGAGGTCACCTACGCCGGCGACATCGCCGAGGAGGAAGTGGAACTGGTCACCGCCTCCGCCCAGAAGGGCGTCTTCGAGCCTCTGGAGTGGCAGGTCAACGCGGTCAACGCCCCACAGGTGGCCGAGGAACGCGGCATCGAGGTCACCGAGACCAAGACCCGGCAGGCCCAGGACTTCCAGAGCTTCGTCTCGATCTCCGTGAGCGACGGCGAGGAATCGCTGACGGTCACCGGCACTCTCTTCGCCGGCGAGGACCCACGGATCATCTCCATCGACGGCTACCGCGTCGACGCGGTGCCCTCCGGCCACATGCTCCTCGCCCGGAACCGGGACGAGCCGGGCGTCATCGGCTTCATCGGCACCACGCTTGGCGAGTACGACGTCAACATCGCGGGCATGTTCAACGCCCGGGAGACCATCGGCGGGGAGGCGCTGACCGTCTACAACCTGGACGACCCCGTGCCCGAGGAACTGATGGAGACGCTCCAGGCAGACGACCGCATCACGGACGTCACCTACATCGAACTCAACGGCACCGAGTGA
- the serB gene encoding phosphoserine phosphatase SerB — protein sequence MDMLIAFDFDGTLSDSEMTVLLGAQQGVGEEMESITERAMNDEISYAASLRRRARLLEGLTEAKAREAYDEVELRPGAADVLRALDTAGHTVAILTGGFTDGVQAALDREGVSVDHLIANDLPVENGALTGEVEGPLIEGTKDDALADLASSLDLTLEDTIAVGDGANDLPMLKVAGLAVGYEPKSAVRPHCDVTVSSMDGLQSVLAEHDVLSV from the coding sequence ATGGACATGCTCATCGCCTTCGATTTCGACGGGACGCTTTCCGACTCCGAAATGACGGTGTTGCTCGGCGCTCAGCAAGGCGTCGGCGAGGAGATGGAATCCATCACCGAGCGGGCCATGAACGACGAGATCAGCTACGCCGCGAGCCTTCGCAGGCGGGCACGACTGCTCGAGGGGCTCACGGAGGCGAAAGCCAGGGAGGCCTACGACGAAGTCGAGTTGCGACCCGGCGCCGCAGACGTGCTCCGGGCCCTGGACACCGCGGGCCACACGGTCGCGATCCTCACCGGCGGCTTCACGGACGGCGTTCAGGCGGCCCTGGACCGCGAGGGGGTCTCCGTCGATCACCTGATCGCAAACGACCTCCCCGTCGAGAACGGTGCGCTCACCGGCGAGGTTGAGGGGCCGCTCATCGAGGGGACCAAAGACGACGCGCTCGCGGATCTCGCGTCCTCGCTGGATCTGACCCTCGAGGACACCATCGCGGTCGGTGACGGGGCGAACGACCTGCCGATGCTGAAAGTCGCTGGGCTGGCGGTGGGATACGAGCCCAAGAGCGCGGTGCGACCGCACTGTGACGTCACCGTCTCGTCGATGGACGGGCTCCAGTCGGTCCTGGCGGAACACGACGTACTATCGGTCTAG
- the metX gene encoding homoserine O-acetyltransferase MetX, whose protein sequence is MTGATHTTDDDRSETDEGPTTVNVGQFEFERGGSVDLDVAYETYGDPTNPPVLVAHALTGSQYVAGAAPEELGAQAGSWWDDIVGQGRPLDTREFFVVSANVPGSCYGTTGPASEGPDGEPYGPDFPAVTVTDWVRAQAQLLDHLGIDTLYAVVGGSVGGMNAIEWAKQYPERVERVAAIATAPRLDAQMLALDAIARRAITSDPNFGDGRYYGDEHPDEGLATARRIGHVQYLSKTSLEDRFGRRAAERAITAIDDPTADAFPYRDVVSYLDYNAERFTERFDANSYLYLLRAMDEYDLARGAGSDAAALAGFDGEALVVSYTGDWHFTVEQAETLATAFEHAGAAVSHRVVDSDYGHDAFLVEPETVGAPLSAFLDGGAEKAGFAPVHASLFS, encoded by the coding sequence ATGACAGGCGCCACCCACACCACCGATGACGACCGGTCCGAGACGGACGAGGGTCCCACCACCGTGAACGTCGGCCAGTTCGAGTTCGAGCGCGGCGGGAGCGTCGACCTCGACGTGGCCTACGAGACGTACGGCGACCCCACCAATCCGCCGGTGCTGGTCGCCCACGCACTCACGGGGAGCCAGTACGTCGCCGGCGCAGCGCCGGAGGAACTCGGCGCGCAGGCGGGAAGCTGGTGGGACGACATCGTGGGCCAGGGGCGTCCTCTCGACACACGCGAGTTCTTCGTCGTCTCCGCGAACGTGCCCGGCTCTTGCTACGGGACGACCGGGCCAGCGAGCGAAGGACCCGACGGCGAGCCCTACGGTCCCGATTTCCCGGCCGTGACGGTCACGGACTGGGTGCGCGCGCAGGCCCAGCTCCTGGACCATCTCGGGATCGATACCCTCTACGCCGTCGTCGGCGGCAGCGTCGGCGGCATGAACGCCATCGAGTGGGCGAAGCAGTACCCCGAGCGCGTCGAGCGCGTCGCGGCCATCGCCACCGCCCCCCGCCTCGACGCCCAGATGCTCGCTCTCGACGCCATCGCCCGACGGGCGATCACGTCCGATCCGAACTTCGGCGACGGTCGCTACTACGGCGACGAGCATCCAGACGAGGGCCTGGCGACGGCACGGCGCATCGGACACGTCCAGTACCTCTCGAAGACGTCCCTGGAGGATCGCTTCGGCCGTCGGGCCGCCGAGCGGGCCATCACCGCCATCGACGACCCCACCGCGGACGCCTTCCCCTATCGCGACGTCGTCTCGTACCTCGACTACAACGCCGAACGCTTCACCGAGCGCTTCGACGCCAACAGCTACCTCTATCTCCTGCGGGCCATGGACGAGTACGACCTCGCCCGCGGCGCCGGCTCGGACGCCGCCGCGCTGGCCGGCTTCGACGGCGAGGCGCTCGTGGTCTCCTACACCGGCGACTGGCACTTCACGGTCGAGCAGGCCGAGACCCTCGCCACCGCGTTCGAGCACGCCGGCGCTGCGGTCTCCCACCGGGTCGTCGACAGCGATTACGGCCACGACGCGTTCCTGGTCGAGCCGGAAACGGTGGGCGCGCCGCTCTCCGCGTTCCTCGACGGGGGCGCGGAGAAGGCGGGCTTCGCACCCGTCCACGCCAGCCTGTTCAGCTAA
- a CDS encoding pyridoxal-phosphate-dependent aminotransferase family protein has product MREDFLLLNPGPVPVTREVREAMGERMVSHRSAEFEAVYERAQDQLDYVFTRSTLDESSTATGGTSLILNGTASMGMEAAVANTVDADGEVVAVVNGKFGRRFKRIAERYASVTPVEFDWGDPVDVDAVEAAVTDDTDVVTIVHNETSTGLLNPVPEVGEIADAHDATYVVDGVTSIGGDVFKVDDWNVDIAVTDSQKALAAPPGVSALFVTGDAEAAIDGDRAPFYEDLDWHLRKAESHQTPFTSAVPLFRGLAVAVEDIREEGMAARIERHREQATAFREAFHAMGLDSFPDRNEESEYSNTVTAIALPESIRGDDSTAFFDAVEDRGVSISGGQAHLGGEIFRVSNMGHLSSEQVIRGIRTVGEAFEEVGVDADTEAALETARDVLR; this is encoded by the coding sequence ATGCGAGAGGACTTTCTCCTCCTGAACCCGGGCCCGGTCCCGGTGACACGCGAGGTTCGTGAAGCGATGGGCGAACGGATGGTATCACACCGCTCGGCCGAGTTCGAGGCGGTCTACGAGCGCGCACAGGACCAGCTCGATTACGTGTTTACGCGGTCGACGCTCGACGAGTCGTCGACAGCCACGGGCGGAACCAGTCTCATCCTCAACGGGACGGCCTCGATGGGCATGGAGGCCGCCGTCGCGAACACCGTCGACGCCGACGGCGAGGTCGTCGCGGTCGTCAACGGCAAGTTCGGCCGCCGATTCAAGCGCATCGCGGAGCGCTACGCCTCGGTCACGCCCGTCGAGTTCGACTGGGGCGACCCGGTCGACGTCGACGCCGTCGAGGCGGCCGTCACCGATGACACCGACGTGGTGACCATCGTCCACAATGAGACGAGTACCGGGCTGCTCAACCCGGTCCCCGAGGTGGGCGAGATCGCGGACGCCCACGACGCGACCTACGTCGTGGACGGCGTGACCAGCATCGGCGGCGACGTGTTCAAGGTCGACGACTGGAACGTCGACATCGCGGTCACGGACTCCCAAAAGGCCCTCGCGGCACCGCCGGGCGTGAGCGCGCTCTTCGTGACGGGCGACGCCGAAGCGGCGATCGACGGCGACCGCGCTCCCTTCTACGAGGACCTGGACTGGCACCTCCGCAAGGCCGAATCCCACCAGACGCCCTTCACGAGCGCCGTCCCGCTCTTCCGCGGGCTGGCGGTGGCCGTCGAGGACATCCGCGAGGAGGGCATGGCCGCCCGCATCGAGCGCCACCGGGAGCAGGCGACGGCCTTCCGCGAGGCGTTCCACGCGATGGGTCTGGACTCGTTCCCCGACCGCAACGAGGAATCCGAGTACTCCAACACCGTTACGGCCATCGCGCTCCCCGAGTCGATCCGCGGGGACGACAGCACCGCCTTCTTCGACGCCGTCGAGGACCGGGGCGTCAGCATCAGCGGCGGACAGGCCCACCTGGGCGGCGAGATCTTCCGCGTGAGCAACATGGGCCACCTCTCCAGCGAGCAGGTGATCCGGGGTATCCGGACGGTCGGTGAGGCCTTCGAGGAGGTCGGCGTCGACGCCGACACCGAGGCCGCACTGGAGACCGCACGGGACGTCCTCCGATAA
- the ligA gene encoding NAD-dependent DNA ligase LigA, with amino-acid sequence MTDHDAPDNPYVRDPDTDFAPVEDLDAADAEEQAAVLREAIRYHDYRYYVENDPVIADRTYDRLFERLRALEDAFDLRTEDSPTRRVGGPPLDELETVEHIVPMLSIDSGGDPAAVRDFDDRVRRAVGDVRYVCEPKFDGLSVAVVYEDGRLVRAATRGDGTEGDDVTENVRTIPSIPQRLRGDHPDYLIVRGEVYMPREAFHAFNRERVEEGEDPFANPRNAAAGTLRQLDPSVTAERPLNCYFYDVLAAGESEAAVEETDASRGALHVEGLETHAAEHAVLPEWGLRVEDDWFEIADDVEDAIAFRDAMLEAREDLPFEVDGVVLKVDDREQCATLGTTARHYRWAYAYKFPARSEETTIVDVVVQVGRTGRLTPVALLEPVDVGGVTVSRASLHNQSEIEAMGVGVGDEVRIERAGDVIPYVAEVVESESEEHFEMPEECPVCGSPVARDGPLHYCTGGLQCPAQLVRAVSYFAGDDGLDIEGLGEQTAKTLVEEGLVEDDVADLFDLTEEDLLGLDGGGEKSAENLLAEIQAAADPDLGTFLAAIGIPEVGPTVAQDIARHFGDLDAVMDADENDLREIEGIGPAVARRVTEFFANDRNRRVVARLRERGVEPESVESDTGNELAGLTFVFTGSIEGYTREELETLVELHGANATGSVSGNTDYLVVGANPGQTKRDDAAANDVPTLEPEAFFALLAEHGVEADR; translated from the coding sequence ATGACCGATCACGACGCGCCGGACAACCCCTACGTCCGTGACCCGGACACCGATTTCGCGCCGGTGGAGGACCTCGACGCGGCCGACGCCGAAGAGCAGGCCGCCGTCCTCCGCGAGGCCATCCGGTATCACGACTACCGGTACTACGTCGAAAACGACCCGGTCATCGCCGATCGGACGTACGATCGGCTTTTCGAACGCCTGCGAGCTCTGGAGGACGCCTTCGACCTCCGAACCGAGGACAGCCCGACCCGTCGCGTGGGCGGTCCGCCACTCGACGAGCTCGAGACGGTCGAGCACATCGTGCCGATGCTCTCCATCGATTCTGGCGGCGATCCCGCGGCCGTCCGGGACTTCGACGATCGCGTCCGCCGCGCGGTCGGGGACGTGCGCTACGTCTGCGAGCCGAAATTCGACGGGTTGTCGGTCGCGGTCGTCTACGAGGACGGACGACTCGTGCGCGCCGCCACGCGAGGGGACGGCACCGAAGGCGATGACGTGACCGAGAACGTCCGCACGATTCCGAGCATCCCACAGCGGCTCCGGGGCGACCACCCCGACTACCTGATCGTGCGCGGTGAGGTCTACATGCCGCGGGAGGCCTTCCACGCCTTCAACCGCGAGCGCGTGGAGGAGGGCGAGGACCCCTTCGCGAACCCGCGCAACGCGGCCGCCGGCACCCTTCGCCAGCTCGATCCCTCGGTCACGGCCGAGCGCCCCCTCAACTGTTACTTCTACGACGTGCTCGCCGCCGGGGAGAGCGAGGCGGCCGTCGAGGAGACCGACGCTTCTCGCGGCGCGCTCCACGTCGAAGGACTCGAGACCCACGCCGCCGAGCACGCGGTGCTGCCGGAGTGGGGACTGCGGGTCGAAGACGACTGGTTCGAGATCGCCGACGACGTCGAGGACGCCATCGCCTTCCGCGACGCGATGCTCGAGGCGCGGGAGGACCTCCCGTTCGAAGTCGACGGCGTGGTTCTCAAGGTCGACGACCGCGAGCAGTGTGCGACCCTGGGGACCACCGCCCGCCACTACCGGTGGGCGTACGCCTACAAGTTCCCCGCTCGCTCCGAGGAGACGACCATCGTGGACGTGGTGGTGCAGGTCGGTCGTACCGGTCGGCTCACCCCCGTGGCGCTCCTCGAACCGGTCGATGTGGGTGGCGTGACCGTCTCGCGTGCCAGCCTGCACAACCAGTCCGAGATCGAGGCGATGGGCGTCGGGGTCGGCGACGAGGTTCGGATCGAACGGGCGGGCGACGTGATCCCCTACGTGGCCGAGGTCGTCGAATCCGAGAGCGAGGAACACTTCGAGATGCCCGAGGAGTGCCCGGTCTGTGGCAGCCCGGTCGCCCGAGACGGGCCGCTGCACTACTGCACGGGCGGCCTCCAGTGTCCCGCGCAGCTCGTCCGGGCGGTGAGCTATTTCGCCGGCGACGACGGCCTCGACATCGAGGGGCTGGGCGAACAGACCGCCAAAACCCTCGTCGAGGAGGGACTGGTCGAGGATGACGTTGCGGACCTCTTCGATCTGACCGAGGAGGACCTGCTCGGCCTGGACGGGGGGGGGGAGAAAAGCGCCGAAAACCTCCTCGCGGAGATCCAGGCCGCCGCGGACCCCGACCTGGGGACGTTCCTGGCGGCCATCGGCATCCCCGAGGTGGGGCCGACGGTCGCGCAGGACATCGCCCGCCACTTCGGGGATCTCGACGCCGTGATGGACGCCGACGAGAACGACCTCCGTGAGATCGAGGGGATCGGCCCCGCCGTGGCCCGGCGCGTCACCGAGTTCTTCGCGAACGACCGCAATCGCCGGGTCGTCGCACGCCTCCGCGAGCGCGGGGTGGAGCCGGAGTCCGTCGAGTCGGACACCGGAAACGAACTCGCGGGGCTGACGTTCGTGTTCACCGGCTCGATCGAGGGATACACTCGCGAGGAACTCGAGACACTCGTCGAGTTACACGGCGCGAACGCCACCGGAAGCGTCTCCGGGAACACCGACTACCTGGTGGTGGGCGCGAATCCGGGCCAGACGAAACGTGACGACGCCGCGGCGAACGACGTGCCGACCCTCGAGCCCGAGGCGTTCTTCGCGTTGCTCGCAGAGCACGGCGTCGAGGCCGACCGGTAG